The Candidatus Koribacter versatilis Ellin345 genome has a segment encoding these proteins:
- a CDS encoding ABC transporter permease — MATPTIASNAQPHVTLGARWKRFGFGENARMAFDTLRNHKMRSFLTVLGVVIGVAAQIFVASILVGFDSSMREMLESFGANTLFIQRFNPGIHTGRLSAEERQRKVLTLEDGEAIKELCPSVAEVDVEIFQDWWSNPRNITARSGGHEVFSIDHSGTLPTYEVVHNAPTQEGRWFTDAENEHRADVVVIGAGIEDALFPGHDAIGKNILIDGINYTIVGVLEKRKQYLISDDSQDKIAKVPYRTYQKHHPQDHEGFIAAMAFPGKMAQAQDEVTNVLRVRRRVPPNQPNNFGIDSADAIADQFRQIMSMTFLMTIVVSSIGLLVGGVGVMNIMLMSVTERTHEIGVRKAIGAKKGDIIRQFLTEAIVLTGAGGVVGVIFGMLGAKGISMIFTTLSTSVPLWAVISGVAVAMSVGLFFGMYPAVKAARLDPVEALRYE; from the coding sequence ATGGCGACCCCAACGATTGCATCGAACGCGCAGCCTCATGTAACCCTCGGCGCCCGCTGGAAGCGGTTCGGCTTCGGCGAAAATGCGCGCATGGCGTTCGACACCCTGCGCAACCACAAAATGCGCTCGTTCCTGACCGTGCTCGGCGTGGTCATCGGCGTGGCGGCGCAGATCTTCGTTGCCTCCATCCTTGTGGGCTTCGATTCCAGCATGCGCGAGATGCTGGAGTCCTTTGGCGCGAACACGCTGTTCATTCAACGATTCAACCCTGGCATCCACACCGGCCGGTTGAGCGCGGAAGAACGCCAGCGCAAGGTACTCACGCTGGAAGACGGCGAGGCGATCAAGGAACTTTGCCCGTCGGTGGCGGAAGTGGATGTCGAGATCTTCCAGGACTGGTGGAGCAATCCGCGCAATATCACAGCGCGCTCGGGCGGCCACGAGGTCTTCAGCATCGACCACTCGGGTACGCTGCCTACCTACGAGGTAGTGCACAACGCGCCGACCCAGGAAGGCCGCTGGTTCACCGATGCCGAGAATGAGCATCGCGCCGACGTAGTCGTGATCGGCGCCGGCATTGAGGATGCGCTCTTTCCCGGACACGATGCGATTGGCAAGAACATCCTGATTGACGGCATCAACTACACCATCGTGGGCGTACTGGAAAAGCGCAAGCAATACCTCATCAGCGACGACAGCCAGGACAAGATCGCAAAAGTCCCGTACCGGACTTATCAGAAGCACCATCCCCAGGACCACGAAGGCTTCATTGCCGCAATGGCATTCCCCGGCAAGATGGCGCAGGCCCAGGATGAAGTGACCAACGTGCTGCGCGTGCGGCGCCGCGTTCCGCCGAACCAGCCCAACAACTTCGGCATCGATAGCGCGGATGCAATCGCCGATCAGTTCCGGCAGATCATGTCGATGACGTTCCTGATGACCATCGTAGTGTCGTCGATCGGCCTGCTCGTAGGCGGCGTGGGCGTAATGAACATCATGCTGATGTCGGTGACGGAACGCACCCACGAGATCGGCGTGCGTAAAGCCATCGGCGCGAAGAAGGGCGATATCATCCGCCAGTTCCTCACTGAAGCCATCGTGCTCACCGGTGCGGGCGGCGTGGTCGGCGTAATTTTCGGCATGCTCGGCGCCAAGGGGATCAGCATGATCTTCACCACGCTAAGCACCTCGGTCCCGCTATGGGCGGTCATCAGCGGAGTCGCCGTCGCAATGAGCGTGGGATTGTTCTTCGGGATGTATCCAGCAGTGAAAGCAGCAAGACTGGATCCGGTGGAAGCGCTGCGCTACGAGTAG
- a CDS encoding dual specificity protein phosphatase family protein, whose translation MDITWVTDRVAVGGGIWVSEKMAELVRQGVTHVIDMQIEFDDTALGREAGVAVLWNPTDDDFKPKPYELLERGVKFALAAFEYNDAKVFIHCAAGVHRAPMMALAVMRATGWELEDAMELIQGRRYVVDFADVYVQSVERFVKTWEKKLVEKNPHPIAKKRR comes from the coding sequence ATGGACATAACTTGGGTAACAGACCGGGTAGCGGTGGGGGGCGGGATCTGGGTCTCGGAGAAGATGGCCGAGCTGGTGCGCCAGGGTGTGACCCACGTGATCGACATGCAGATTGAGTTCGACGACACGGCGCTGGGACGCGAAGCGGGCGTCGCGGTGCTGTGGAACCCGACGGACGATGACTTCAAGCCGAAGCCGTATGAGCTGCTGGAGCGCGGGGTAAAGTTTGCGCTTGCGGCGTTCGAATACAACGACGCGAAAGTGTTCATCCATTGCGCAGCGGGAGTGCATCGGGCGCCGATGATGGCGCTGGCAGTGATGCGCGCGACGGGATGGGAACTGGAAGACGCGATGGAGTTGATCCAGGGCCGCCGTTACGTGGTGGACTTCGCGGACGTGTACGTGCAGAGCGTGGAGCGGTTTGTGAAGACGTGGGAGAAAAAGTTGGTTGAGAAAAACCCCCACCCTATCGCCAAAAAGCGGCGATAG
- a CDS encoding cold-shock protein, translating into MEQGTVKWFNDAKGYGFLTRQSGEDVFVHFSAIQSKGFRSLQEGQTVSFSVVKGPKGLQAENVQIV; encoded by the coding sequence ATGGAGCAAGGAACAGTAAAGTGGTTTAACGACGCTAAAGGTTATGGCTTCCTCACCCGTCAAAGCGGCGAGGATGTCTTCGTGCATTTCTCCGCCATCCAGTCCAAGGGCTTTCGCAGCCTTCAGGAAGGTCAGACGGTTTCCTTCAGCGTCGTAAAAGGTCCAAAGGGTCTACAGGCCGAGAACGTGCAGATCGTGTAA
- a CDS encoding energy transducer TonB — protein sequence MRLAFILVLCTSALFAQSKPPDNPWCKHLPPSDVRILQPYAQSFLTKRVELQCTGACASALRMQGQVAVDIVVNRDGEPISICGLSGPPPLITAAIDAVRQWRFRPYLLNGEPHPFVTTFALSTTALSTTAPNPQSTPLKESCTTIKELRRALRIRTSEVVARDLLIKRIDPVCTGSCESRHDTIVLRVTINERGEPTSLCVFSGTGPLINPSIEAVRQWRFKPYLLNGEPEPIESLITLTYPTEHK from the coding sequence ATGCGCCTCGCGTTCATCCTCGTCCTCTGCACCTCAGCGCTCTTCGCTCAGTCCAAACCCCCCGATAATCCCTGGTGCAAACATCTCCCCCCGTCTGACGTCCGCATTTTGCAACCCTATGCCCAGAGCTTTCTCACGAAGCGCGTCGAACTCCAATGTACCGGCGCGTGCGCCTCAGCGCTGCGCATGCAAGGACAAGTGGCAGTCGACATCGTCGTCAATAGGGACGGCGAGCCCATCTCAATTTGTGGGTTATCCGGACCACCGCCTCTCATCACAGCCGCCATCGACGCCGTCCGCCAATGGCGCTTCAGGCCTTATCTTCTAAACGGAGAACCGCACCCGTTCGTAACCACGTTCGCCCTCAGCACCACAGCCCTGAGCACCACAGCCCCCAACCCACAATCCACTCCACTCAAAGAATCTTGCACCACCATCAAGGAACTCCGCCGTGCCCTGCGCATTCGAACCTCCGAGGTCGTCGCCCGCGACCTCCTAATCAAACGCATCGATCCTGTCTGTACCGGATCCTGCGAATCGCGTCACGATACGATCGTTCTCAGGGTGACCATCAACGAGAGGGGCGAACCCACTTCCCTGTGCGTTTTCTCCGGGACCGGACCTCTCATCAATCCCTCCATCGAAGCCGTTCGGCAATGGCGTTTCAAGCCTTATCTTTTGAATGGCGAACCCGAACCAATCGAATCGCTCATCACCCTCACCTACCCGACCGAGCACAAATAG
- a CDS encoding lipase family alpha/beta hydrolase — translation MPEPLSLDTADLLALGRLATRGVSGVTDVVEDVHSHVAFPCAQLRPPASTGFPTGIPSLVYNSIRAVTGLVDSSLAVAAEHASPSPRGRVSSGREALVATLNGVFGDYLEQTRNHLAISMAVRPHGKSIAMRRVALKAAFPKPSERVLLLVHGLCMNDLQWKRERHDHGAALDRDLGYTPVYLHYNSGLHVSQNGRSLADLLEALLAQWPVPVKELSILGHSMGGLVARSACFYAAEARHGWLARLRRLVFLGSPHHGVPLERLGSFADEVLEMSPYSAPFARLGKIRSSGVTDMRYGNLVDADWLGRERFTASADSRAPLPLPAGVESYAIAAISAKKTQISDPDVIGDGLVPLNSALGRHRNSAMDLGLTESHTRICYGMNHWDLLSRRAVYETIRRWLD, via the coding sequence ATGCCTGAACCGCTTTCTCTTGACACCGCAGATTTGCTGGCGCTCGGCCGTTTGGCCACCCGCGGAGTTTCCGGAGTAACCGATGTGGTGGAAGATGTGCACTCCCATGTTGCCTTTCCCTGCGCTCAGCTGCGGCCGCCTGCTTCGACAGGGTTTCCTACCGGCATTCCTTCGCTGGTCTACAACAGCATCCGCGCTGTAACCGGGCTTGTTGACAGCAGCCTTGCGGTCGCTGCCGAGCACGCCTCGCCTTCGCCCAGGGGAAGAGTGTCGTCAGGACGAGAGGCGCTGGTCGCAACGCTCAATGGCGTCTTCGGGGACTACCTCGAGCAAACCAGGAATCACCTCGCCATCTCCATGGCGGTTCGTCCCCACGGAAAATCGATTGCGATGCGACGTGTGGCGCTAAAGGCCGCGTTTCCCAAGCCGTCCGAACGGGTTCTGCTGCTGGTCCACGGCCTGTGCATGAACGATCTGCAATGGAAGCGGGAGAGACACGATCACGGGGCGGCGTTGGACCGCGATCTCGGCTACACCCCGGTATACCTGCATTACAACAGTGGCTTACACGTTTCTCAGAACGGCCGGTCGCTCGCTGATTTGCTGGAGGCGCTCCTCGCCCAGTGGCCCGTGCCGGTGAAGGAACTATCGATCCTGGGGCACAGCATGGGAGGCCTCGTAGCCCGCAGCGCCTGCTTCTATGCTGCGGAGGCGCGCCACGGTTGGCTTGCGCGCTTACGAAGGCTCGTGTTCCTCGGGAGCCCGCATCACGGCGTGCCTCTCGAACGGTTGGGGAGCTTCGCAGACGAAGTCCTTGAAATGAGCCCTTATAGCGCGCCGTTCGCACGTCTCGGAAAAATCAGGAGCAGTGGGGTTACTGATATGCGGTACGGCAATCTGGTGGACGCCGACTGGCTAGGACGCGAACGTTTCACGGCTTCGGCGGACAGCCGTGCCCCTTTGCCGCTGCCAGCCGGCGTGGAAAGCTACGCGATCGCTGCCATCAGCGCGAAGAAAACTCAAATCTCGGATCCGGACGTCATCGGAGACGGCCTGGTGCCGCTGAACAGTGCACTTGGCCGCCATCGCAATTCCGCCATGGATCTCGGACTCACTGAATCGCACACCAGGATCTGCTACGGCATGAACCATTGGGATTTGCTCTCTCGTCGCGCCGTCTACGAGACCATTCGGCGCTGGCTCGATTGA
- a CDS encoding ABC transporter permease, translating into MKINFKEPTLIALETMRSHKLRSFLMLLGVILSVMTLILVISLVNGVNVYFADKVANMGAGVFRVNRFGIINSEEAWVKAQRTNRKMTWEDYELLRDNLTLPKAVAGSVHNHGSKVRVGNQSLEDVSVNGMTGNYAYMATEEVANGRWPTDSDDEHRAEVAFIGSEVADKLFPGQDPLNKPLMVDGHEFTVIGVAKSIGTAFGQSQDNFIYVPIHTFLKVYGENTQSISVLVQARGQEWMERSQDEARMLMRANRHLGPNDPDTFGIVGSDSLMSLWKNLTGTLASGMVGLVSVFMLIGGIVIMNVMLASVTERTREIGIRKSLGARKADIVLQIMIESVVMSGIGGVAGLFIAWCLAMLVKWFTPVPMSVPIYSVVLAIGISSAVGMFFGVYPARKAARLDPIEALRFEA; encoded by the coding sequence ATGAAGATCAATTTCAAAGAACCGACGCTGATTGCGCTTGAGACCATGCGGTCGCACAAACTGCGCTCGTTTCTCATGCTGCTCGGCGTCATCCTCTCCGTCATGACGCTGATCCTGGTCATCTCGCTCGTGAACGGCGTGAACGTCTACTTCGCCGACAAGGTCGCGAACATGGGTGCGGGCGTATTCCGCGTGAACCGCTTCGGGATCATCAATAGCGAAGAAGCGTGGGTAAAAGCGCAGCGGACGAACCGCAAGATGACGTGGGAAGACTACGAATTGTTGCGCGACAATCTGACGCTTCCGAAAGCGGTTGCCGGATCGGTCCACAACCACGGCAGCAAAGTTCGCGTGGGGAACCAGTCGCTGGAAGACGTGAGCGTGAACGGCATGACCGGCAACTACGCCTACATGGCGACGGAAGAAGTTGCCAACGGCCGATGGCCCACCGATAGCGACGACGAGCATCGCGCGGAAGTTGCCTTTATCGGCTCCGAGGTGGCGGACAAGCTTTTCCCCGGCCAGGACCCGCTGAACAAGCCTTTGATGGTGGATGGCCACGAATTTACCGTGATCGGCGTGGCGAAATCAATTGGCACCGCATTCGGCCAGTCGCAGGACAACTTCATTTACGTGCCGATCCACACCTTCCTGAAAGTCTACGGTGAGAACACCCAGTCCATCAGCGTGCTGGTGCAGGCACGCGGCCAGGAATGGATGGAGCGCAGCCAGGACGAGGCGCGCATGCTGATGCGTGCCAACCGGCATCTCGGCCCCAACGATCCGGACACATTTGGCATCGTCGGCTCCGATTCGCTGATGAGTTTGTGGAAGAACCTGACCGGTACGCTGGCGAGCGGCATGGTCGGATTGGTTTCGGTGTTCATGCTGATCGGCGGCATCGTGATCATGAACGTGATGCTGGCCTCGGTCACCGAACGCACGCGTGAAATCGGTATTCGCAAATCGCTGGGCGCGCGCAAGGCGGACATCGTGCTCCAGATCATGATCGAGTCGGTAGTGATGTCGGGGATCGGCGGCGTGGCCGGGTTGTTCATTGCCTGGTGCCTGGCGATGCTGGTGAAGTGGTTTACCCCGGTGCCGATGTCGGTACCAATCTATTCCGTGGTCCTGGCCATCGGCATCTCGAGTGCCGTCGGCATGTTCTTTGGCGTCTATCCCGCGCGCAAGGCGGCGCGCCTCGATCCGATCGAGGCCTTGCGGTTCGAGGCATAA
- a CDS encoding terminase has product MSSDVVETPTKAEAVDDPDLLDLVEEGRKLDQRYSKRWLNRDVWTTMLLQIREKHGHLIPLRLNRAQQHYAKTCSRRNIVLKARQLGITTYVASRFFLSTIMRPGTVTVQVAHDQTAAEEIFRIVHRFVENLPEEMRKGALTTSRLNTRQIVFPKLDSAYLVESAADVNAGRGLTIHNLHCSEVARWPGDAAEVLASLRAAVPKHGEIVLESTPNGAGGCFYDEWQHAEEKGYTQHFFPWWWEKSYTIGHRAEELSPEEESLVGRYGLSREQIAFRRELQFNFGKLARQEYAETPEECFLASGECVFEVDVIEKRLAELRGPVETRENGRIETYYPPVRGREYVIGVDPAGGGSEGDYAAAQVIERSTGLQCAELRGHYTPVELASRVSQLGREYNDALVAVERNNHGCAVLVCLEQSYRHLYEERGQTGWLTTSASRPRMIEQLASVLRQEPEKFESRRLLEECKAFVRKSDGACAASSGAHDDLVLAMSIAVSV; this is encoded by the coding sequence ATGAGCAGCGATGTGGTGGAGACTCCGACGAAGGCGGAGGCGGTGGATGATCCGGATCTTCTCGATCTAGTGGAGGAGGGCCGGAAACTGGACCAGAGGTATTCGAAGCGGTGGCTGAATCGTGACGTGTGGACGACGATGCTGTTGCAGATCCGCGAGAAGCATGGGCACCTGATTCCACTTCGGTTGAACCGGGCACAGCAACACTATGCGAAGACGTGCTCGCGGCGAAACATTGTTTTGAAGGCGCGACAGCTGGGAATTACGACGTATGTCGCGTCGCGATTTTTCTTGAGTACGATTATGCGGCCGGGGACGGTTACGGTCCAGGTGGCGCACGACCAGACGGCGGCCGAGGAGATCTTCCGCATCGTGCATCGCTTCGTGGAGAACCTGCCCGAAGAGATGCGGAAGGGCGCTTTAACGACGTCGCGGCTGAACACGCGGCAGATTGTGTTTCCGAAACTGGATAGCGCGTACCTGGTGGAGAGCGCGGCGGACGTGAATGCGGGGCGTGGGCTGACGATCCATAACCTGCATTGTTCGGAGGTGGCGCGCTGGCCGGGAGATGCGGCGGAGGTGCTGGCGTCACTGCGGGCGGCGGTGCCGAAGCATGGCGAGATTGTGCTGGAGAGCACGCCGAATGGCGCGGGTGGATGTTTTTACGATGAGTGGCAACATGCGGAAGAGAAGGGATACACGCAGCACTTCTTTCCGTGGTGGTGGGAGAAGAGCTACACGATTGGGCATCGCGCGGAGGAGCTGAGTCCGGAGGAGGAGTCGCTCGTGGGGCGATATGGATTATCGCGAGAGCAGATTGCGTTTCGTCGCGAGCTGCAATTTAACTTCGGCAAATTGGCGCGGCAGGAGTATGCGGAGACGCCGGAAGAGTGTTTCCTGGCGAGCGGCGAATGCGTGTTCGAAGTGGACGTCATCGAGAAACGTTTGGCCGAATTGCGCGGGCCGGTGGAGACGCGCGAGAACGGGCGGATCGAGACTTACTATCCGCCGGTGCGTGGACGAGAGTATGTGATTGGCGTGGATCCGGCGGGCGGTGGATCGGAAGGCGACTATGCCGCAGCGCAAGTGATTGAACGCTCGACGGGGTTGCAGTGCGCGGAATTGCGCGGGCATTACACGCCGGTGGAACTGGCTTCGCGAGTTTCACAGTTGGGTCGCGAGTATAACGACGCGTTGGTGGCGGTGGAGCGGAACAATCATGGTTGCGCCGTGCTGGTGTGTTTGGAACAGAGTTATCGTCATCTTTATGAAGAGCGCGGGCAGACGGGGTGGTTGACTACTTCGGCTTCGCGGCCTCGGATGATTGAGCAGTTGGCTAGCGTTCTACGGCAGGAACCGGAGAAATTCGAATCGCGGCGGTTGCTGGAGGAGTGTAAGGCGTTTGTGCGGAAGAGCGACGGAGCGTGCGCGGCTAGTAGCGGAGCGCATGATGATTTGGTTTTGGCCATGAGCATTGCGGTGAGTGTTTAG
- a CDS encoding glycosyltransferase family 87 protein: MPLSHSQERRRFRARDFLWLALFTFAALSIHGYHLGIEDQAIYLPGVKFDLNPALYPHDAEFFLPQVRPTLIDEIAAYSSKFMHLGVEGSVFLWHLLSIFLFLAAALRIARRCFERERQAWAGLALLTVLLTIPVTGTALYIVDQYLHPRTLATAFILFAIPDVMDRRWLRATVMIFLAALVHIQMAFFGGLFLVFLAWPTVFGSLRGRAIFFGLPLATLFEPGSPAWREAMLTRSQHFLLKWAWYEWLGIFGPLVILWMIASMTERSWRQDDATSFRTTLCKSLVYYGGFCFVVGLIVTIPQRLERLTPYQPMRGFHLIYLLFFLILGGLIFERVLRAQVWLYAVLLIGTSIGMFYAQRDLFPGTRHIEWPGRDTGNRWVRAFVWIRENTPREAYFALDPRYMMQRGEDEHGFRGLAERGALADWDKDPGVICLFPALAPKWQEQVHAQDGFASFGRDEVLHLRQRFGADWVIADHSMGLSACPYQKDGIYVCRIE; encoded by the coding sequence ATGCCCTTATCCCACAGCCAGGAGCGCAGACGCTTTCGCGCGCGCGATTTTCTTTGGCTGGCCCTTTTTACTTTCGCGGCGTTATCGATCCACGGGTATCACCTCGGCATTGAGGACCAGGCGATTTACTTGCCGGGGGTGAAGTTCGATCTGAATCCGGCGCTGTATCCGCATGATGCCGAGTTTTTTCTGCCGCAAGTTCGGCCGACCCTGATTGATGAGATTGCTGCCTACTCGTCGAAGTTCATGCACCTGGGCGTGGAAGGCTCGGTGTTTCTTTGGCATCTGCTTTCGATCTTCCTGTTTCTAGCGGCGGCGCTACGCATTGCGCGCAGATGCTTTGAGCGCGAGCGGCAGGCCTGGGCTGGGCTGGCATTGTTAACGGTTCTCTTAACTATTCCAGTCACCGGCACGGCGCTGTACATCGTGGACCAGTACCTGCACCCGCGCACTCTGGCGACGGCTTTCATCCTCTTCGCGATCCCCGACGTCATGGACCGCCGCTGGCTGCGTGCGACGGTAATGATCTTCCTTGCCGCGCTGGTGCACATCCAGATGGCATTCTTCGGAGGACTGTTTCTCGTCTTCCTCGCGTGGCCGACCGTGTTCGGCTCGCTGCGCGGACGCGCCATATTCTTCGGGTTGCCGCTGGCGACACTGTTCGAGCCGGGCTCACCGGCATGGCGTGAGGCGATGCTCACCCGTTCGCAACACTTCCTGCTGAAGTGGGCGTGGTATGAGTGGCTGGGAATCTTCGGGCCGCTGGTGATCCTATGGATGATCGCCTCGATGACCGAACGCAGTTGGCGGCAGGACGATGCGACTTCGTTCCGCACCACGCTCTGCAAGTCGCTGGTCTATTACGGCGGCTTTTGTTTTGTGGTCGGGCTGATCGTCACCATCCCGCAACGCCTTGAGCGCCTGACGCCGTACCAGCCGATGCGCGGCTTTCACCTCATCTATTTGCTCTTCTTTCTGATTCTCGGCGGGCTGATCTTCGAACGTGTGCTGCGGGCGCAGGTATGGCTCTATGCGGTCCTGCTGATTGGGACGTCGATCGGCATGTTTTATGCCCAGCGCGACCTGTTTCCCGGAACGCGCCACATCGAGTGGCCCGGCCGAGATACCGGGAACCGCTGGGTGAGAGCTTTCGTATGGATAAGAGAGAACACGCCCCGGGAGGCATACTTTGCCCTCGATCCGCGCTACATGATGCAGCGCGGCGAGGACGAACATGGCTTCCGCGGCCTGGCTGAACGCGGCGCTCTTGCCGATTGGGACAAAGACCCCGGCGTTATATGCCTGTTCCCGGCTTTGGCGCCCAAGTGGCAGGAACAAGTGCATGCGCAGGACGGATTTGCCAGCTTCGGACGTGACGAAGTTTTACACTTGCGGCAGCGGTTCGGTGCCGATTGGGTCATCGCCGATCATTCGATGGGACTAAGCGCTTGCCCCTATCAGAAAGATGGCATTTACGTCTGTAGAATAGAGTAG
- a CDS encoding four helix bundle protein, whose translation MRDFRTLAIWERAHRLTLGVYRETGGFPSSELYGLTSQTRRAAASIGANIAEGAGKDSNPEFLRFLQIASGSASELENHLLLARDLGFLVVPVYGRLSAELQDVRKMITAFMRHLQGRRRMYDEGRL comes from the coding sequence ATGCGGGACTTTCGGACACTTGCAATTTGGGAGAGGGCGCACCGGCTGACGTTAGGGGTGTATCGAGAAACCGGGGGATTTCCCTCTTCTGAGTTATACGGACTGACATCGCAGACTCGCAGAGCGGCTGCGTCCATCGGAGCGAACATAGCGGAAGGCGCGGGGAAGGACAGCAATCCAGAATTTCTGCGGTTTCTGCAGATTGCATCCGGATCGGCAAGCGAATTGGAGAATCACCTTTTGCTAGCGCGAGATCTTGGATTTCTCGTCGTCCCGGTGTATGGGCGCTTGTCAGCCGAACTTCAGGATGTGAGGAAGATGATTACCGCATTCATGAGACATCTGCAAGGAAGACGGCGGATGTACGACGAAGGGCGTCTTTAG
- a CDS encoding phage portal protein: MGIGEKLGKVFRIDRDGSTARASLTMTTLGLSVGADGEKLAGSVQASGGEARKTRALPSVLTMGARGDGMPKATPANLRNFAETPVARKAINTIKDRIACMGWRVQPRAGRQLDAEMEQRIAAVTEMLESPNPDDSFRSLAEQVLEDVIVGGFGAIEICKENDGMELWPVDGATIKIRPDWDGKQGSPRYVQQTGAWGAAGQVSLNDEELSYIRLNPRTHTPFGLGRLEVAFETVHAFLGAHRYAGRLASNSVVQYALWLNDVTPAQHERLIRWWQDEIEGTGRVPILSAEQKPEVLRFGGGTDADLRLQWQEFLMRIIADAFDLPAVFLGLENDVNRSTAAELTDMAFQQAIVPTARLFAEHLTRDVMAKGMGYRDIEFVFTGLDTTNELEQAQLQEILIRSGVLTVEEVRRMRGLNPKS, from the coding sequence ATGGGGATTGGAGAGAAGTTGGGGAAAGTATTTCGGATCGATAGGGATGGTTCGACTGCGCGTGCTTCGCTCACCATGACAACGCTGGGATTGTCGGTGGGCGCGGACGGCGAGAAATTGGCGGGATCGGTGCAGGCTTCGGGTGGAGAGGCGCGGAAGACTCGGGCGCTGCCGTCTGTCTTAACGATGGGGGCGCGTGGCGATGGGATGCCGAAGGCTACGCCGGCGAATTTGCGGAACTTTGCGGAGACGCCGGTGGCTCGTAAGGCGATCAATACGATCAAGGACCGGATTGCCTGCATGGGATGGCGGGTGCAGCCGCGGGCGGGGCGACAGCTCGACGCGGAGATGGAACAGCGCATCGCGGCGGTGACGGAGATGCTTGAGTCACCGAACCCGGATGATTCGTTTCGGTCGCTGGCGGAGCAGGTGCTCGAGGATGTGATTGTCGGTGGGTTTGGCGCGATTGAGATCTGCAAAGAAAACGATGGAATGGAACTGTGGCCCGTCGATGGGGCGACGATCAAGATCCGGCCGGATTGGGATGGGAAGCAGGGATCGCCGCGCTATGTGCAGCAGACGGGGGCGTGGGGCGCGGCGGGACAAGTATCGCTGAACGATGAAGAGCTGTCGTACATACGGCTGAACCCGCGGACGCATACGCCGTTTGGATTGGGAAGGCTGGAAGTCGCGTTTGAGACGGTGCATGCGTTCCTTGGGGCGCACCGGTATGCGGGGCGGCTGGCTTCCAACTCTGTTGTGCAGTATGCGCTGTGGCTGAACGATGTGACGCCGGCGCAGCATGAGCGGCTGATCCGGTGGTGGCAGGACGAGATCGAAGGAACGGGTCGCGTACCGATACTTTCGGCGGAGCAGAAGCCGGAGGTGCTGCGCTTCGGCGGCGGGACGGATGCCGATCTTCGGCTGCAATGGCAGGAGTTCCTGATGCGCATTATTGCCGATGCGTTCGATCTGCCGGCGGTGTTCCTGGGACTGGAGAACGATGTGAACCGATCGACGGCAGCGGAGTTGACGGACATGGCGTTCCAGCAGGCGATTGTGCCGACGGCGCGGTTGTTTGCCGAGCATCTGACGCGCGATGTGATGGCGAAGGGAATGGGGTATCGGGATATCGAGTTCGTTTTCACGGGGCTGGATACAACGAACGAACTCGAACAGGCGCAGTTGCAGGAGATTCTGATTCGCAGCGGCGTGTTGACGGTGGAGGAAGTGCGAAGGATGCGCGGACTCAACCCAAAATCTTGA